One Siniperca chuatsi isolate FFG_IHB_CAS linkage group LG3, ASM2008510v1, whole genome shotgun sequence genomic region harbors:
- the LOC122874031 gene encoding paraneoplastic antigen Ma1 homolog, producing the protein MAQLKNWCVGEGIDPVKALLVKDVPPETEIGFIEETMQTIKVLGRVKVRGRMYDPQSQSLTVLCECREKVNTAAIPLDVVPEGSAMTWRIFGPSEQEEEPQAQAAGDSQDVPQQDSSLFPPLQASTPEAIIRAVGDILQMTSKPTHGDNSLYRRLRTFSGVMPIPLGEEQLENWVEQARLMIEECDRPEREKKMRIMESVKGPALEILQAVRFNNPSATSRDYIDILETTFGNPESGEELYFAFRMMCQHPNEKLSEFLR; encoded by the coding sequence ATGGCTCAGTTGAAGAACTGGTGTGTTGGAGAAGGCATAGACCCGGTGAAAGCCTTGCTGGTTAAAGATGTACCTCCAGAAACTGAAATTGGTTTCATTGAAGAAACGATGCAGACAATCAAAGTACTCGGGAGAGTCAAAGTGAGAGGAAGAATGTATGATCCACAGTCTCAAAGTTTAACTGTGCTATGTGAGTGCAGGGAGAAGGTGAATACGGCCGCCATTCCTCTTGATGTTGTTCCTGAGGGGTCTGCTATGACCTGGAGAATCTTTGGACCTTCTGAGCAGGAGGAAGAACCCCAAGCTCAGGCAGCGGGTGATAGTCAAGATGTGCCGCAACAAGATTCCAGTCTTTTTCCCCCACTGCAAGCCTCCACTCCTGAAGCTATCATTCGAGCGGTTGGTGATATCCTGCAAATGACCAGTAAGCCCACACATGGTGACAACAGCCTTTACAGAAGACTGCGCACATTCTCAGGGGTCATGCCCATACCCCTGGGAGAAGAACAGTTGGAAAACTGGGTTGAACAAGCCAGACTTATGATTGAAGAATGTGATCGtcctgaaagagaaaagaaaatgagaataaTGGAAAGTGTAAAGGGTCCTGCACTTGAGATCCTCCAAGCTGTCCGTTTCAACAACCCATCTGCAACCTCTAGGGACTACATTGACATTCTTGAGACCACCTTTGGCAACCCTGAGAGTGGTGAAGAACTTTACTTTGCTTTCAGAATGATGTGTCAACACCCCAACGAGAAACTCTCTGAGTTCCTGAGATGA